Proteins encoded together in one Sceloporus undulatus isolate JIND9_A2432 ecotype Alabama chromosome 4, SceUnd_v1.1, whole genome shotgun sequence window:
- the LOC121928515 gene encoding protocadherin gamma-A4-like, with product MADALRYQQCSGSFWLTLIALCQLNYGQVHYSIPEEVQKGSFVGNIAEDLGLSSQELSASRVRIISEGMLQYFILNFKNGHLYVSEKIDRDELCGWEEKCMLSLEILVENTVRIFTVEIEITDINDNAPTFAQERLELRISETANVGTHFPLQEAQDADSGNNSLQNYHLSSNKYFSLKLQRRSDGDKYPELVLVKPLDREEEAVHFLILTATDGGQLVRSGTLQICIVVLDVNDNAPVFSQSAYQVSILESVPIGYLLVTVNATDADEGTNAEVTYSFLKIKEKASQLFEINSRSGEITTTGKLDYEEIALHEIDVQAKDNGGLSDRAKVLIKVIDINDNIPKITVTTIFNSISEGSSLGTVVALLNIQDRDMGENGEVICSVPTALPFHLQKSFDDYYHLITDRLLDREDVQNYSITITATDKGSPPLSASAMLFLEISDVNDNAPVFSKMHYVSYIIENNSRGEPVCFMKASDPDFMENATVTFSITEGGTNTSVLFSYLSINSETGVVYALSSFDYEEIREIQFWVKAQDGGSPPLSSNVSVTLFILDQNDNAPEILYPSPPTDGSTGLELAPRSSEPGYLVTKVVAVDADSGQNAWLSYQLTKATEPGLFTLGLHTGEIRTARFLLEKDALKQSLVVLVKDNGQPTLSASVTITVVLSDNIPDILTDLSSISVLVDPPSDLTFYLVIAVAFVSCLFLTFLLVLLAIKLYRWRNSQLCDTGNVNFNGVPVSQFVGIDGVRAFLQSYCHEVSLTSGSRRSQIFFPIGSCTNTLTPQQAPSKPDPLLITGDSNPQQAPSKPDPLLITGNSNTCKEDTAVSQVSIYIPIVLLYFRVNIISV from the coding sequence ATGGCAGATGCTCTTAGATACCAGCAATGCAGTGGTTCATTCTGGCTTACCTTGATTGCTCTTTGTCAGCTAAATTATGGGCAAGTCCACTATTCCATTCCTGAGGAAGTCCAGAAAGGCTCTTTTGTGGGGAATATTGCTGAGGACCTGGGACTCAGTTCCCAAGAACTGTCAGCCAGCCGAGTTCGCATCATTTCTGAAGGTATGCTCCAATATTTTATCTTGAATTTTAAGAATGGGCATTTGTATGTCTCTGAAAAAATAGACAGAGATGAACTATGTGGGTGGGAAGAGAAATGCATGTTAAGTCTGGAAATCCTTGTTGAGAATACAGTGAGGATATTCACTGTTGAAATTGAAATCACAGATATAAATGATAATGCTCCAACTTTTGCACAGGAGCGTTTAGAACTAAGGATAAGTGAAACAGCCAATGTAGGGACCCATTTCCCCTTGCAAGAAGCTCAGGATGCTGACAGTGGAAACAATTCACTTCAGAACTATCATCTGAGCAGCAACAAATATTTCTCCCTGAAACTGCAGAGGAGATCTGACGGAGACAAATATCCAGAACTGGTACTAGTTAAACCCTTGGACCGGGAAGAAGAAGCTGTTCACTTTCTAATCCTAACTGCCACTGATGGTGGACAGCTTGTGAGGTCGGGCACTCTGCAGATCTGCATAGTGGTTCTTGATGTAAATGACAATGCACCAGTTTTCAGCCAATCTGCCTATCAAGTGAGCATTTTGGAAAGTGTTCCCATAGGTTATCTGCTGGTGACTGTAAATGCTACAGATGCAGATGAAGGGACAAATGCTGAGGTGACTTACtcattcttaaaaataaaagagaaagcatCACAACTCTTTGAAATAAATTCTAGAAGcggagaaataacaacaacaggaaagcTGGACTATGAAGAAATCGCATTACATGAAATCGATGTTCAAGCAAAGGACAACGGAGGTCTCTCTGACAGGGCTAAAGTACTGATAAAAGTTATTGATATTAATGACAATATCCCCAAGATAACAGTCACAACCATTTTTAATTCAATCAGTGAAGGGAGCTCTCTAGGAACAGTGGTCGCTCTACTAAACATACAAGACAGAGATATGGGTGAGAATGGAGAGGTCATATGCTCAGTACCAACAGCTCTTCCCTTCCATTTGCAGAAATCTTTTGATGACTATTATCATCTGATTACGGACAGACTCCTTGATAGGGAAGACGTACAGAACTATAGCATAACTATCACTGCTACAGACAAAGGGAGCCCTCCATTATCAGCCTCTGCAATGCTTTTTTTGGAAATTTCAGATGTAAATGACAATGCTCCTGTCTTCAGTAAGATGCACTATGTTTCCTATATAATTGAAAATAATTCCAGAGGTGAGCCGGTGTGCTTTATGAAAGCAAGTGACCCTGATTTTATGGAAAATGCCACGGTTACCTTTTCAATCACTGAAGGAGGTACCAACACCTCAGTTCTGTTCTCTTACCTGTCTATTAACTCAGAGACTGGAGTAGTATATGCTTTGAGCTCTTTTGATTATGAAGAAATCCGGGAGATTCAGTTCTGGGTCAAGGCCCAGGATGGGGGCTCCCCACCACTCAGCTCTAATGTCTCTGTGACTCTTTTTATCTTGGATCAGAATGACAATGCACCAGAAATCCTCTACCCTTCCCCTCCGACTGATGGCTCCACTGGGTTAGAGTTGGCCCCTCGCTCCTCTGAACCAGGATACCTGGTCACTAAGGTGGTGGCAGTTGATGCAGATTCTGGCCAGAATGCCTGGCTCTCCTACCAACTGACCAAGGCCACAGAACCAGGGCTCTTCACTCTGGGTCTCCATACAGGAGAGATCAGGACAGCCCGGTTCCTTTTAGAGAAAGATGCCCTGAAGCAAAGCCTGGTGGTTTTGGTGAAGGATAATGGTCAGcccactctctctgcctctgtcACTATCACCGTGGTGCTGTCTGACAACATTCCAGACATATTGACTGATCTCAGCAGCATCTCAGTCCTTGTAGACCCCCCATCTGACCTCACCTTCTATCTAGTGATCGCAGTGGCTTTTGTCTCTTGCTTGTTTTTGACCTTCCTCCTTGTGTTACTAGCCATTAAGTTGTATAGATGGAGAAATTCTCAGCTGTGTGACACTGGAAATGTGAATTTCAACGGTGTTCCAGTTTCACAATTTGTGGGGATTGATGGAGTCCGAGCATTTCTTCAGTCTTATTGCCATGAAGTTTCTTTGACTTCGGGCTCTCGTAGaagccagattttttttccaattggAAGCTGTACAAATACATTGACACCACAGCAAGCTCCGAGTAAACCAGATCCTTTGTTAATAACAGGAGATTCAAATCCACAGCAAGCTCCAAGTAAACCAGATCCTTTGTTAATAACAGGAAATTCAAATACCTGTAAGGAAGATACAGCTGTCAGTCAGGTGAGCATATACATTCCAATAGTTCTACTTTATTTTAGAGTTAACATCATCAGTGTTTAG
- the LOC121928516 gene encoding protocadherin gamma-A6-like: MQDLWSCKGRIFLQCFLNMLVWETVSAQIHYSISEEMQKGSFVGNIAKDLGIDGNRLSDRELRILTRTGMIQYFALNYNNGHLQTSERIDREEICGRAEKCILNFQVIVESKRKLYGIEVEVADINDNAPHFPPGEQEVKINEIAIQGSRFPLPEAHDPDLGTNSIQSYQLTLSSHFSLDVQIRENGARRAELVLEKHLDREEQSVYNLILTAFDGGDPTRSGTAQIKVTVLDANDNAPVFSQTVYKTSLKENIPKGSTVCAIRATDLDEGNNGEVKYSFTKTAKKVSQMFLLNSTTGIITLIGNLDFETSSFYEFEVQAEDHAGLFDTAKVEIIVTDLNDNAPELTVTFLINTIHENTSIGTVIAIINVEDQDSGINGEVTCSVPRNLPFQLKKTIDNFYNLVAISALDRELVAIYNITITVTDHGTPPLSTTAIIPLHILDINDNPPQFVESAYITFLMENNQRGASIFSVRANDPDWEENARLTYSITEENVYDSSLSSYLSINSETGVVYALSSFDYEEIREIQFWVKAQDGGSPPLSSNVSVTLFILDQNDNAPEILYPSPPTDGSTGIELAPRSSEPGYLVTKVVAVDADSGQNAWLSYQLTKATEPGLFTLGLHTGEIRSARFFLEKDALKQSLVVLVKDNGQPPLSASVTVTVVLADSIPEMLSDLSSISAPIDHPSDLTFYLVVAVAFVSCLFLTFLLVLLAIKLYRWRNSQLCETGSVNFSGVPVSQFVGIDGVRAFLQSYCHEVSLTSGSRRSQILFPIGSCTNTLTPQQAPSKPDPLLTTDESNNFKEDAAVSQVSMYISVLF; encoded by the coding sequence ATGCAAGATCTGTGGAGCTGCAAAGGGAGAATCTTCCTGCAATGCTTCTTAAATATGCTTGTTTGGGAAACAGTTTCTGCACAGATTCATTATTCAATTTCTGAAGAGATGCAGAAAGGCTCTTTTGTGGGGAACATTGCAAAGGATCTAGGAATTGATGGAAATCGTCTTTCAGATCGTGAACTCCGGATTCTTACCAGGACAGGTATGATTCAGTATTTTGCTTTGAACTACAACAATGGCCATTTACAAACCTCTGAGAGGATAGATAGAGAGGAAATTTGTGGAAGGGCGGAGAAGTGCATCTTGAATTTTCAAGTTATTGTTGAAAGTAAAAGGAAACTGTATGGAATTGAAGTGGAAGTTGCTGACATCAATGATAATGCTCCTCACTTTCCTCCAGGTGAGCAGGAAGTGAAAATTAATGAAATAGCCATTCAGGGGTCTCGGTTTCCTTTACCTGAAGCTCATGATCCAGATTTGGGCACAAATTCTATACAGAGCTACCAACTCACACTCAGTAGTCATTTTTCTCTAGATGTGCAAATAAGAGAAAATGGTGCCAGGCGTGCTGAGCTGGTGTTGGAAAAACATCTGGATCGAGAGGAGCAATCAGTTTATAATCTAATCCTCACAGCTTTTGACGGAGGTGATCCTACCAGGTCTGGCACAGCTCAAATAAAAGTCACAGTTTTAGATGCAAATGACAATGCTCCAGTTTTCAGCCAAACAGTCTATAAAACAAGCCTTAAGGAAAATATTCCAAAGGGGTCTACAGTCTGTGCAATCAGAGCAACAGATCTTGATGAAGGAAACAATGGAGAGGTGAAATACTCCTTCACAAAAACTGCCAAGAAGGTCTCACAGATGTTTCTTTTAAATTCAACAACTGGCATAATAACACTCATTGGAAATTTGGACTTTGAGACATCATCCTTTTATGAATTTGAGGTGCAAGCTGAAGACCATGCAGGGCTATTTGATACAGCAAAAGTTGAAATTATAGTCACAGATTTGAATGACAATGCTCCAGAACTAACAGTGACATTTCTGATCAATACTATCCATGAGAATACATCAATAGGAACAGTTATTGCTATTATAAATGTGGAAGATCAAGATTCAGGAATTAATGGTGAGGTCACAtgttcagttcccagaaatctcCCCTTCCAGCTGAAAAAAACCATAGATAACTTCTACAACTTGGTAGCCATCAGTGCTCTTGACAGAGAATTGGTTGCAATCTACAATATCACTATAACAGTAACTGACCATGGAACACCTCCTCTTTCTACAACTGCTATAATACCACTTCACATTTTAGATATTAACGACAACCCACCTCAGTTTGTAGAATCAGCCTACATAACATTTTTAATGGAGAATAACCAGCGAGGAGCCTCCATCTTTTCTGTAAGAGCAAATGATCCAGACTGGGAAGAGAATGCCAGGCTTACATACTCCATTACTGAAGAAAATGTTTATGATTCCTCACTTTCCTCTTATCTGTCCATTAATTCTGAGACTGGGGTTGTCTATGCTTTGAGCTCCTTTGATTATGAAGAGATCCGGGAGATTCAGTTCTGGGTCAAGGCCCAGGATGGGGGCTCCCCACCACTCAGTTCTAATGTCTCAGTGACTCTTTTCATCCTGGACCAGAATGACAATGCTCCAGAAATCCTCTACCCCTCCCCTCCGACTGATGGCTCCACTGGGATAGAGCTGGCCCCTCGCTCTTCTGAACCAGGATACCTGGTCACTAAGGTGGTGGCAGTTGATGCGGATTCCGGCCAGAATGCCTGGCTCTCCTACCAACTGACCAAGGCTACAGAACCAGGGCTCTTCACTCTGGgactccacactggagagatcaGATCAGCCCGGTTCTTCCTAGAAAAAGATGCCCTCAAGCAAAGCCTAGTGGTCTTAGTGAAGGACAATGGGCAGccccctctctctgcctctgtCACAGTCACTGTGGTGCTGGCCGACAGTATTCCTGAAATGCTGTCAGATCTCAGCAGCATCTCAGCTCCTATAGACCACCCGTCAGACCTAACCTTCTACTTGGTAGTTGCAGTGGCTTTTGTCTCCTGCTTGTTCTTGACCTTCCTTCTTGTGCTATTGGCCATCAAGTTGTACAGATGGAGAAATTCTCAGCTGTGTGAAACTGGAAGTGTGAATTTCAGTGGTGTTCCAGTATCACAGTTTGTAGGGATTGATGGTGTCCGGGCATTTCTTCAGTCTTATTGCCATGAGGTTTCTTTGACTTCGGGTTCTCGCAGAAGCCAGATTCTTTTTCCAATTGGAAGCTGCACAAATACGCTGACACCACAACAGGCTCCCAGTAAACCAGATCCTTTGTTAACAACAGATGAGTCAAATAACTTTAAGGAGGATGCAGCTGTCAGTCAGGtgagcatgtacatttctgttttattttaa